A part of Halobaculum sp. MBLA0143 genomic DNA contains:
- a CDS encoding helix-hairpin-helix domain-containing protein has translation MSLIDRIKRLLGVADDDDDDASGAVTIEREPERETAPPATETEAAVKGTDAGAAAPADEPVETDETSGDDATTDDDTTDTATDDDTTDTATDDDTTDTTTDDAAADDTAADGDETAAEPRDDEAAGGDSPETVADDTEETADDTEETADDTEETADDTEETADDATDTTNDTAEPEDVPVAEIRGIGPAYSDRLADAGVETVAELAATDAETVASATELSEKRVSTWIQRAADHGAT, from the coding sequence ATGTCGCTCATCGACCGGATCAAGCGCCTCCTCGGAGTGGCGGACGACGACGACGACGACGCCAGTGGCGCCGTGACGATCGAACGCGAGCCGGAGAGGGAGACGGCACCCCCGGCAACCGAGACGGAGGCGGCGGTGAAGGGGACGGACGCCGGCGCGGCCGCCCCCGCCGACGAGCCGGTCGAGACGGACGAGACGAGCGGGGACGACGCCACGACGGACGACGACACGACCGACACCGCGACGGACGACGACACGACCGACACCGCGACGGACGACGACACGACCGACACCACGACGGACGACGCCGCGGCGGACGACACGGCTGCAGACGGCGACGAAACTGCTGCCGAACCGAGAGACGACGAGGCGGCGGGAGGGGACTCTCCGGAGACAGTCGCAGACGACACCGAGGAGACGGCAGACGACACCGAGGAGACGGCAGACGACACCGAGGAGACGGCAGACGACACCGAGGAGACGGCAGACGACGCCACGGACACCACGAACGACACCGCGGAGCCGGAGGACGTACCGGTCGCGGAGATTCGCGGGATCGGTCCGGCGTACTCCGACCGGTTGGCCGACGCGGGCGTGGAGACGGTCGCGGAGCTGGCGGCCACGGACGCCGAGACGGTCGCGTCGGCGACGGAGCTGTCGGAGAAACGGGTGTCCACGTGGATCCAGCGGGCGGCCGACCACGGGGCGACGTAG
- a CDS encoding halocyanin domain-containing protein codes for MSRIERTPTRRQVLAGGATASVALLGAAEPAAAQSGRDFGGWFDGVSNFDGVTDRTGRDEVTVEVGVQNGDGPYGFGPAAVRVSPGTTVTWEWNGNGGSHNVVHTDGAFESELVADAGHTFSHTFEAEGTYEYYCRPHRALGMKGAVVVGSGDGSGGSVAEPNYEGWFDDVANYDGTVDERGSDGVSVTVGAQNGDGPYGFGPAAVRVSPGTTVAWEWNGNGGSHNVVGTDGTFESELVADAGHTFSHTFEVPGVYTYYCQPHRALGMKGAIVVGDIGGGGSDGGDSAAASGGGVLPMPGDFRGWFALFAGGITTVAAVAVLGGEAYSGYRDISAAKEAAAGGTATEAPAEEHAREVDDDYDPVGTAALVAGYFVLIGLLWVFMYFVEFLTGPSIGG; via the coding sequence ATGTCACGCATCGAACGCACACCGACCCGCCGGCAGGTGCTGGCTGGCGGCGCGACGGCCTCCGTGGCACTCCTGGGTGCCGCCGAGCCCGCGGCCGCGCAGTCCGGCAGGGACTTCGGGGGGTGGTTCGACGGTGTCTCCAACTTCGACGGAGTCACCGACCGGACCGGCCGCGACGAGGTCACGGTCGAGGTCGGTGTCCAGAACGGGGACGGACCGTACGGGTTCGGGCCCGCCGCCGTTCGCGTCTCCCCAGGGACGACCGTGACCTGGGAGTGGAACGGGAACGGTGGCTCTCACAACGTCGTCCACACGGACGGTGCCTTCGAGAGCGAACTCGTCGCCGACGCCGGCCACACCTTCTCGCACACGTTCGAGGCCGAGGGCACGTACGAGTACTACTGTCGGCCACACCGGGCGCTCGGGATGAAGGGTGCCGTCGTCGTCGGCTCCGGCGACGGCTCCGGCGGCAGCGTCGCCGAGCCGAACTACGAGGGGTGGTTCGACGACGTCGCCAACTACGACGGCACCGTCGACGAACGCGGCAGCGACGGCGTGAGCGTCACCGTCGGCGCCCAGAACGGGGACGGACCGTACGGGTTCGGACCCGCCGCCGTCCGCGTCTCCCCGGGCACGACCGTGGCCTGGGAGTGGAACGGGAACGGTGGCTCTCACAACGTGGTCGGCACCGACGGCACCTTCGAGAGCGAACTCGTCGCCGACGCCGGCCACACCTTCTCGCACACGTTCGAGGTGCCGGGGGTGTACACGTACTACTGCCAGCCGCACAGGGCACTCGGGATGAAGGGCGCGATCGTCGTCGGGGACATCGGCGGCGGTGGCAGTGACGGCGGCGACAGCGCGGCCGCCTCCGGCGGCGGTGTCCTCCCGATGCCGGGCGACTTCCGGGGGTGGTTCGCCCTGTTCGCCGGCGGGATCACGACGGTGGCGGCCGTCGCGGTGTTGGGCGGTGAGGCGTACTCGGGGTACAGGGACATCTCGGCGGCCAAGGAGGCCGCCGCCGGCGGGACCGCGACCGAGGCGCCCGCCGAAGAACACGCCCGGGAGGTCGACGACGACTACGACCCGGTCGGCACGGCCGCGCTCGTCGCCGGTTACTTCGTGTTGATCGGGCTGCTGTGGGTGTTCATGTACTTCGTCGAGTTCCTCACCGGACCGTCGATCGGGGGGTGA